The Pseudomonas baetica genome includes a region encoding these proteins:
- the accD gene encoding acetyl-CoA carboxylase, carboxyltransferase subunit beta, producing the protein MSNWLVDKLIPSIMRSEVKKSSVPEGLWHKCPSCEAVLYRPELEKTLDVCPKCNHHMRIGARARIDIFLDAEGRNELGADLEPVDRLKFRDGKKYKDRLTAAQKQTGEKDALISVSGTLLGMPVVVSAFEFSFMGGSMGAIVGERFVRAANYALENRCPMICFAASGGARMQEALISLMQMAKTSAVLARLREEGIPFISVLTDPVYGGVSASLAMLGDVIVGEPKALIGFAGPRVIEQTVREKLPEGFQRSEFLLEHGAIDMIIHRQELRPRLGNLLAQMTGKPTPKFVAAPIEPIVVPPVPAGL; encoded by the coding sequence ATGAGCAACTGGTTAGTAGACAAACTGATCCCTTCGATCATGCGCTCGGAGGTCAAGAAGAGCTCGGTGCCTGAAGGTCTGTGGCACAAATGCCCGTCCTGCGAGGCCGTGCTGTATCGTCCGGAGCTGGAAAAGACCCTGGACGTTTGCCCGAAATGCAACCACCACATGCGCATCGGCGCACGTGCGCGTATCGACATCTTCCTCGATGCTGAAGGTCGCAACGAGCTGGGCGCCGACCTGGAGCCGGTTGACCGTCTGAAATTCCGCGACGGCAAGAAGTACAAGGATCGCCTGACCGCCGCGCAAAAGCAGACCGGCGAAAAAGACGCGCTGATCTCCGTAAGCGGCACCCTGTTGGGCATGCCGGTGGTGGTTTCGGCGTTCGAATTCAGCTTCATGGGCGGTTCCATGGGTGCCATCGTCGGTGAGCGTTTCGTCCGCGCTGCCAACTACGCGCTGGAAAATCGCTGCCCGATGATCTGCTTCGCGGCCTCCGGTGGCGCGCGGATGCAGGAAGCCCTGATCTCGCTGATGCAAATGGCCAAGACCTCGGCCGTGCTGGCACGCCTGCGTGAAGAAGGCATTCCGTTCATCTCCGTACTGACCGACCCGGTTTACGGTGGTGTTTCCGCCAGTCTGGCCATGCTTGGCGACGTGATCGTCGGCGAGCCGAAAGCCCTGATCGGCTTCGCCGGTCCGCGCGTGATCGAGCAAACCGTGCGCGAAAAACTGCCGGAAGGCTTCCAGCGCAGCGAATTCCTCCTGGAACACGGTGCGATCGACATGATCATCCACCGTCAGGAACTGCGCCCACGTTTGGGTAACCTGCTTGCACAAATGACTGGCAAGCCGACGCCGAAATTCGTCGCCGCGCCAATCGAGCCGATCGTGGTTCCTCCGGTACCTGCCGGCCTATGA
- the truA gene encoding tRNA pseudouridine(38-40) synthase TruA has protein sequence MAPEGFYRVALGVEYKGSRYSGWQRQLTGVATVQEELEKALSKVANSPVSLQCAGRTDAGVHACGQVVHFDTTVDRSLKAWVMGANINLPHDISVSWARVMPAHFHARFKAIARRYRYVIYNDQIRPAHLNEEITWNHRPLDVERMAEAAQYLIGTHDFSAFRAGQCQAKSPIKKMHHLRVTRHGKMIVLDIRANAFLHHMVRNIAGVLMTIGAGERPVEWMKEVLESRERRSGGVTAHPYGLYLVQVEYHDEFPLPERFIGPHFLTGFSELDG, from the coding sequence ATGGCCCCCGAGGGCTTTTACCGCGTAGCACTGGGCGTTGAGTACAAAGGCTCGCGCTACAGCGGCTGGCAGCGTCAGTTGACCGGTGTGGCAACGGTGCAGGAAGAGCTCGAAAAAGCCCTGTCGAAAGTCGCCAATTCACCGGTTTCCCTGCAATGCGCCGGGCGTACCGACGCTGGCGTGCATGCCTGCGGGCAAGTGGTGCATTTCGATACCACGGTCGATCGTTCGCTGAAAGCCTGGGTGATGGGCGCCAATATCAATCTGCCCCATGACATCAGCGTCAGTTGGGCGCGGGTGATGCCGGCACATTTTCATGCGCGCTTCAAAGCCATCGCCCGGCGTTATCGCTATGTGATCTACAACGATCAGATTCGCCCGGCGCATCTGAACGAAGAAATCACCTGGAACCACCGTCCACTGGATGTCGAGCGCATGGCTGAAGCCGCGCAGTACCTGATCGGTACCCACGACTTCAGTGCGTTCCGCGCCGGCCAGTGCCAAGCGAAATCGCCGATCAAGAAGATGCATCACCTGCGCGTCACCCGTCACGGCAAAATGATCGTGCTCGACATTCGCGCCAATGCCTTCCTGCATCACATGGTGCGCAACATCGCCGGTGTCTTGATGACCATTGGTGCCGGCGAGCGGCCGGTTGAATGGATGAAGGAAGTGCTGGAAAGCCGCGAGCGCCGTTCCGGTGGTGTGACCGCGCATCCTTATGGGCTGTATCTGGTGCAAGTCGAGTATCACGACGAATTCCCGTTGCCCGAGCGTTTTATCGGGCCACATTTCCTTACGGGTTTCTCGGAACTTGACGGCTGA
- a CDS encoding phosphoribosylanthranilate isomerase yields the protein MSAVRSKICGITCIEDALAAVEAGADAIGFVFYAKSPRAVSVQQARAIIKALPPFVTTVGLFVNASRCELGEILDAVPLDLLQFHGDERADECEGWHRPYIKALRVKAGDDIAAAVDAYPSASGVLLDTYVEGVPGGTGEAFDWSLIPQALNKPLILAGGLTAQNVADAVARVRPYAVDVSGGVEASKGIKDHAKIRAFINAVRKAPY from the coding sequence ATGTCAGCCGTTCGCAGCAAAATTTGCGGGATTACCTGCATAGAAGATGCGTTGGCCGCCGTCGAGGCCGGGGCGGATGCGATCGGATTCGTGTTTTACGCCAAGAGCCCGCGTGCGGTGAGCGTGCAGCAGGCGCGGGCGATCATCAAGGCCTTGCCGCCGTTTGTGACCACGGTTGGCCTGTTCGTCAATGCCAGCCGCTGCGAGTTGGGGGAAATCCTCGATGCCGTGCCGCTGGATCTGTTGCAGTTCCATGGCGACGAGCGCGCAGACGAATGCGAAGGCTGGCATCGTCCTTACATCAAGGCGCTGCGGGTCAAGGCGGGCGATGACATTGCTGCGGCCGTCGACGCCTACCCAAGCGCCAGTGGCGTGCTGCTCGACACTTATGTCGAAGGCGTGCCCGGCGGAACCGGTGAGGCGTTCGACTGGTCTTTGATTCCTCAAGCCTTGAACAAGCCATTGATTCTGGCCGGCGGGCTCACTGCGCAGAACGTCGCCGACGCTGTCGCGCGGGTTCGGCCTTATGCCGTGGACGTCAGTGGCGGGGTAGAGGCGAGCAAGGGCATCAAGGATCACGCAAAGATTCGGGCGTTCATCAACGCTGTACGCAAAGCACCATATTGA